The Pyrus communis chromosome 5, drPyrComm1.1, whole genome shotgun sequence region GACTCATTTGTCTTTGGATTTTAATGGGCACGGTCTACAATCTGATTTTACTAAGGTTGTGATTGATTGGCAATTTTTTGGAGATAAGTGGGAAGTTGGAATTGTAAGCGCTAGACTCTTCCTCGGTTGGAAGTGCGTTCTACGCTTTCCAGACTGCAATCATAAGTTCATACCATCATAGCTTTCGGTTAAGTTGACCTTTTGCCCATTAGAGCCGGCCACTAAACCTTATTTCGTCAACACCTCCATACACGCAAAGAGTTGGAAATGGCAGTATAAACTCGACATTATATGCAAGTGGTGGGTTGTGGTTAGACTCACTCTTCAACTGACGTTGCGTTTCgggtttaaattattttctttaaggTAGAGTAGATTAGTAATATCTCCTGTCTAATCAGAACTTGACATTATGCAGTCTAATTAGGAAAGTTTTATCTAGTGCATTATGTTCTAAGAAACTTGTAAATAGTTGTGATTAGAACAGCTCTCACATCAATAAGGTCAATAGAAGGGTGAGAGGGATCAAAAACATAGTCTCGTACTCCTGTGGAAAACTTCCCCGGTACCCCATGCGCTTGATGCTACTACACAAGTTTTTTTATCTTATGAGTTATGCCCATCAACAAAATTTACGACTGTATAGATAATGCGAGTTAGGTTAGTTGACTAAAACAACTTCCGTACACCCGAGCTTGAATACTCCTTGAACCCAACATGGTTGGGCGCGTGTTTGCATGCATGTGTCTAATCTCTGTTTCACTTTCAATCGTTTACAACATCTTAATCTAATCGAAATCTGTATTGCTAATTCGATCAGGAATCCCAAGGAGCGCACGCTATGCTATTACTGTTGGAGTTGGAGTGCCAGGACTCTTGTGCGTTTTGGGGGTTTTGTGTTGCGTCTTTGGCAAGGTCAAGTCTTTCACAAGGGGGCGCAGAACTCTGCCTGAGTTTAATTCCGCAGTGGCTTCACAGCCCACCATCGCCAGGGGCCTCGATAAACCAAGGCTCGAGGCCTACCCGAAAATAGTCCTCGGCGAAAGCCGGCGCTTACCGAAGCCCGATGACAGCACGTGCCCGATATGCTTGTCCGAGTACCAGCCCAAGGAGACATTGAAGACCATCCCCAAATGTCAACATTGCTTCCATGCAGATTGCATTGATGAATGGCTTCAAATGAACGCTACTTGCCCTATTTGTCGGAATTCTCCACCGTGATATAGTTCATACGTGACGTTTTAATGCATGTGCCATCACACTTTTCTGGAAAATCTTGTGCAtaatttctgttttcttttctctctctatttaTTTGTATGATGAAAGATTATGTTTCTTccttgacccaaaaaaaaaaaaaaagaaaagaaaaaagtgctAGATTTACCGGTGTATCTCAAGGTTTTATAGTCAGTGAATCACCAGGCCTCTATCATCAAACAACCACGGCCACTATTATTTTCTTCCCATCTCAAAAGATAACTTGAGAAAGTAGGGAAGGAAAACAGGCATTTCATTGTAGAATAGCAACATTATAGGATAATATGAATGAACGACAattgatatatgcatatatagcaCTTTTACaacatatataataacaataccATGCGGTGGAGTTTTAAGTACGCTGAAAATTACTCCGAAAAATAGAAGATCATCTCCTTTGTATTTGATCAAATCTAGTCTACAAAgtttaaaattatattaaaataaaaaaaattgaagagtgAATGAAGACTTGGCCTTTATTCTATAAAGTCAACTATGATCTAATGCAATACATATTGGAAGTATGCCCTGCTATCCATATTCCAATTTCCAATTTTCAAGCATCAATTGTTGCCTCACAAAAAAATGAATATTCCCAGAGTAATCTTGCCCTTCTTCTCcatcctcctcttcttcttgtcATCCTCATACCTTGCAAGCAGCTTAGAAAATTGCATGGAGGCGTATATTTGCGGCGGCGAGCCGGTCATCGAATTCCCGTTTGGGATACAAAAAAAGGGGCCAGTGTCATGCTCCTATCCCGGTTTTGAACCTGTCCTGTGACAACACCAACCAAACAATCCTCACCCTTCCTTATTCTGGACAGTTTGCTCTCCCGGGTATAGACTATGCCGAACAAGAAATATGGATTAACGATCCAAACAAATGCCTCGCACAACGAATTTTTTCCCTCAATCTCTTGGGCTCACCATTTTATGGCGTCACAAATGAAAGTTTCACTTACTTTAATTGCTCGTTGGATTATTTGAAATACACATTAAACCCTATTGCTTGCATGAGTGGCTCTACTTACACTGTTTTTGCTACCACTTCTCCGAGGGTGATTAATTACTTGGCGTCTACATCGACATGCAATCGAATCGGTACGTTTGTTATTCCGGTTGAATTCCCGTTGTACGAGGAGTTTATGTCGTCGGACCTGACTAGCCATCTCGGGCTTTGCATGGGACAGGCCAGGGTGCGGCGGTTGCGCCACTCGTGGTGGCCGGTGTGGGGTGAAGAGTAATTCTAGTCATCAAGTTGTTTGCTCAAGACTTCCGCAACGACGTAATTGATTAATAATTAGCCTTATTACTGCTCCTAACTCGTGATTAATTAGTTGTAGTTGTTTTCtactatttttattagttttcaaacACCATGCTCATGCTCCGTCATACAGCTTTACCGGTAAAACATTTGTTCCTTCCATATACTGTTTGAGTTCGACTCTTTACTCATACCACCGCCGTATCTCCCATataattaaatttcattttcaaaGTACTTGTTTAGTACAAATTATGAGGTATGTGCATAAAAGTTTTTTGTACGAGCATTCATCTTTACTCACGTGCGTGATTTTTAACCGTTGATGATATGTTAATGCTTAAAAATCGCAGGCGTGCATATATAGTCGAATGACGAAAGCATAGCTAATTTCATTAATAGTTAAGAATTGATTATATTTTATTCATATGTGATTTCgtgtggcatttgatgtggacaaccacatcatttgaattaatcagatttttaaatttaatttattatttaataaactaataattaagaaaaaactaattaattaaattatgattgtggtatacgaggagtctttctccttcattttcttgggttttgcaaatttttcaaatgatatgacAGTTCACATTAGatgtcacctaaggtggtatagaaaggtggtataaaaatatggtatgaataacattactcggATTTTAATGGACGTGGTCAACAATTTGATTTTACCAAGGTTGTGATTGGTTGGCAATTTTTTGGAGATAAGTGTAAAGTTGGAATTGTAAGGGTTAGAGGGttcgtttggatgtgtttttaaaaagaataaaagtgcttttggtgaaaatgtttttgaaactaattcttagtaaaaattcaagtaaattCTGAAAGAAGCACACATATATGGTGCttcttccaaaaagcacttaaaatacttttggaacctaaaattaatttcaccaaaaacgtttctaatcattttaaaaacactttcaaacaagACTAGAGTCTTCCTCTGCTGGAACTGCGTTCAACGCTTTCCACACTGCAATCATAAGTTCATAACATCATAGCTTTCGGTTTAGATTGACCTTATTCCCATTAGAGCCAGCCGTTAATTAAAGTCTATACCCTATTTCGTCAACACCTCCATACACGCAAAGAGTTGGGAAATGGTTGTATAAACTCGACATTATGTGCAAGTGGTGGATTGTGGTTAGATTAATTCTTTCTTTTCGACTTATAGTTGTGTTTCAAGTTcagacttcttttttttttagtgtagatTAGATTAGTAATATCTCCTGTAATTAAAACTCGACATATTCAGTCTGATTAGGAAAGTTTGTTTAGTGCATTATATTCCGAGAAAATTGTTAACGGTTGTTTGATTAGAATAACTCTcacattaataaaattaatataggGTTGAGAGGGACCAAAAACATAGCGTCTCGTACTTCTGTGGAAAACCTCCCCAATATCTCCTGCGGGTGATGCTACTACACAAGTTTTTTATCTTATGATATGAGTTACGACCCATCAACAAAATTTAcgattatatgtatataatttgaGTTAAATTAGTTGACTAAAACAACTTCTATACAACCGAGCTTGAATACTCCTCGAACACAACATGGTGGGTGCTGTGTTTGCATATGCATGTGTCTAATCTATATTTCACTTTCTCTTATTCATCTGCAACAACTTAATCTAATCTAAATCTGAATTGCTAATTCGATCAGGAATCCCAAGGAGCGTACGCTATGCTATTATTGTTGGAGTTGGTGTGTCAGGAATCTTGTGCGTTTTGGGGGGTTTTGTGTTGCGTCTTTGGCAAGGTCAACTCTTTCACAAAGGGGCGCAGAACTCTTCCTGAGTTTAATTCCGCAGTGGCTCCGCAGCCCACCACCGCCTTGATAAGCCAGGGCTCGAGGGCTTACCCAAAAATAGTCCTTGGCGAAAGCCGGCGCTTACCAAAGCCTGACGACAGCATGTGCCCGATATGCTTGTCCACGTACAGGCCCAAGGAGACATTGAAGACCATCCTCAAATGCCAACATTGCTTCCATGCAGATTGCATCGATGTATGGCTTCAAATGAATGCTACTTGCCTTAACTGTCGGAATTATCCATCGTGATAGTTCATACGTGACACTTTAATGCACGTGCCATCACATTTTTCTGGAAAATCTTCTGCTCATCCTCCCCTCAATTTGTACGTAATTTCTGTTTTCTGTGTTCTCTCTATTTCTTTTGTATGGAGAAAAATTATGTTTCTtcctttaccaaaaaaaaagaagaaaatagtgcTAGATTTACCCGTGCATCTCAAGTTTTATAGTCAGTGAATCACCAGGCCTCTACCATCCAACTACCACAGCCAGTACTATTTTTGTCTTCCCATCTCAAAAGATAACTTGGAAAGTAGGGAAAAAACCACGCATTTCATTGTAATCCGGAGGAGGGGAAGTAGCGTACAGATTGTCTATCAATATGTCATTAATAATATAACAATATCATCATCTGAGCAAAATTTATTTTCGACTCTTTGTCCTTTTTAGCAGAAACGGGTGTGCCATGGACAGAGAACTTTTGCATATCACAGTTAATATGATCCAACCTAATTACTTTGATTAGAAGTTGAATGAGTGCATGTGATATGTAATCCATCTATTGaaaacaatttgacaaaaaaaaaacgattTAGCAAATTAGAACCAAATTTACTttaatccaatatatatatttcgTGTCTGCGAGTCTGATGAGTTTCAGTGGTTTAgcaagttagaaccaaatttaCTTTAATCCAATATATATCTCGTGTCTGCGAGTCTGATGAGTTtcagtggtttttttttttttttttttttttttttttttttttggttcttctGAAGGCCAAACATGCCTCATTGAAATGGGATGCACGACATATGATCAAGTTCGTCGGTTCCTCGTAAGTAACTGTAAATCGTTGTTTTGGTCCTTCCTAAACTGCATGGCCCAGTGAGATCACCTCTTGTCATCTCATTGAATTCAGATCGGTCGTACCATACTTAAGACAGAAGCACTTATGTTCACATGGCCAAATTTTAGTTGGGAAAATGTTATCGACACCAGCACTTCCACATGTTCCACGCGGTTCAACCCAAGCTATGATACGTCATTTTTTCACTCTGTTTGTATAAACAATTGAAAACTCTATAAACGGAAAGCATAACTTTAGCAAAAATTCTCTTTCGTACATGTGTTTCACGAATGCATAAGAGCAAAGTTGAAAGCCCTAGTACAATCCAATGCGTGGTATTTCACTCTCTAAATCCGACACGATACTCTTGTGGATACTTGTAAAATATGAGATGGTAAAATATGTGTTTCATGCTTTATTTTGAAAATAGGTGTTTCATGCTCTATATTTGACTAGTTTAAACATCGTTCTTATTAACACAGAGAAGCTGTGAACAACGAAGGATACCagaaacgaagaagaagatgaggagagatagagaggaagaaagagagaatgttttaatactttcagaaattCTTACAATGCTTTCTTACATCAAATGAGAACCCTATTACTCCTTATATACCCATAAGGACTAATTACAACAGTACCCTTCTACCTGTATTAACTAACCCATCTTCTAGATAATGCCATGTGGCAATTCTGTTATATTGGTTATTAGTTCTCACGTTATTATGTATAATTCTCAACAATATATGTAACATAACATGTCCTTATAAGGTGTTCAGACTAACTCCAATCTTTGGAGTAAGTCTCAAAATTTGGCTTCTAAACCCATCCCATTTCACTTCAACCCTTGgtctaaaatttgattttgagttaaaactcaaaattgggCCAAATACCAGCTagcttttaggttttaaccccaCTGGTGCAACTGAACGTGCCCAATAAAGGCCACCTACATGGGATTTGACGTGCCTGAGTTGGGCCAAATACCAGCTagcttttaggttttaaccccaCTGGTGCGACTGAACGTGCCCAATAAAGGCCACCTACATGGGATTTGACGTGCCTGTTTTAATCTCACGCACCCCCCGCACACACCCCCGCCCTCCCCCCCAACTTTTCCAAACCAGACATGCTAGGTCCCATGCATGTGGCCATGTCTACAAAATAGAAGGGCTTGTCAGCAAGAATTGAGAGCCTAACAACTCTTtgatttaatccaacggtttgGATCTTTGGACCGTTGACTAATCCAACGGCCCAAATTcatctttaaattttttttgttttatatttataaatttattgaatcaaACTGTTGAGATCtaatataatcaaatccaatggaaaaaagaaagatataaaGACCccaatttaaatccaacggttaaaataatttaaaaatataatttaactcAAACTTCACTAAAAAAACTCTacaaatacctatgtatttattcaaacatccacacaaaattcacttttctcctacaattcttccaatttttttctttaccaTCTTACAAAAACATTTGTACGTACcagtgtttcatattctttcatgcatttcatattctttcataatgtTTAATGAGTTTCATAGTGTTGGTTTAGtggtttttcaatatttatcggaatttaaatatttttaggttaaaatgttcgtaaaattaatttaagatagtctacataatttttttttaaagttaattaaaaaaaaaagcctaaattcattttttaataatttgggGTTAAAATTTGAGGCCATAAGGGTTGGAGCATAAAACTATTTatgggttaaaacttaaattttctgaacaaaaaatttaggttttactCCAAGGGTTGAAGAGGCCtgcacaatttttatttttatttttgacaaactgtaagataatttacattaattcatcaaaattatGAAGAGGTGAAATCAAACATGAGACCTTAAGAATGAATAATCTCAACTAACTGAGTTATAAGTTATTTGCAGACTTGCACAATTTTAGCTTTTTATACCATGTGattattttcattctttgaaaaataattcgattttttttatatttattttcacacaACAAAATTTTTGGAGATTTTTTAGTATACTTTAAGGTGCTTTGTACTTGGAGTTTTTAAGTCATTGTAGTCATTGTCAAAACTATAGTTACGACATAACAGTAATAAAAAATCAGAAATCACATAGTATAATgaaaaatttacataaaacGATTTTATCTTCACAATAACATTTTGCTTCGATAATACAAAATTATTTATGTGTCTATCtgcatatattattatataattatgttatttacacatttatttttatattttacatatttctttgaattgaagaagaatgaataaaaagttaaaaaagagTGCTTGCTAATGAACTGCTCCCCGTTCTGTTAATTTTCGAAATTTCAATGGATGAGTGCGTGTTCtgaataaataaaagtatttgaaCCAATAAAAACCAGACACGACAATCGTCAATAACTCATAGTACGAGGTCCAAATCCGACACGTGTTGCTACGTCTTTCACAAGTCAACATTCTTGTCAGCGAGCCGAAACGCCCGAGAAAGTAATGAGAGGCACCACCGCATCCCCTCACCACTCGCCACGTACACATTTTCCTGTGGGCCCCTTCTGAACCAAAAGATCTCGTAGCCAATCAAGAATCAATAACGGCACCTCCTTCGCGCCACGCGTCCCGGATCGCATCCTACCGTCCACGTCTCTCTCAAAATTCCAAGCCAGTGGTCCGCATAAACACGCCTGGCGATCATCCGACGGCGGAGAAATAATCAACGGCTGAAATTAGAAGCTGGTCTACGTCTCTCAGCTTTTTCATGCAATTGAAAAGAAGCCCTTCTTCGAAGAAAAGTAGCCCTTCACTTTCAGGCGGTAGAATGAATGAAAAGATGAGACGACAGAGCTTCGTCATCGAAACCAAGAATGCTCGGCGACAGAGACTCGGAGTCCGGCGACTGAAGTACACGTGTCATACGAAGAATATCCAGGTGAAGATCACCGGTGACGACGACCAGAAACATGCTCCAGAAGATCCTAAGTCATTGGAGCTGAAGAAACAAGAGAAAGATGTTGGGGCTTCGATGGAGATGATGTCGGTGTCTTTTTCGGCATCGGAAAACGAAGTCGTGTTGTCTACTGGGTCCATGGCCGGATCAGATAAAGGAGGACGGAAAAGGGATAGTGAGGGTTTGGAAGCGAGGGGAGGGTACGGCGTCGTATCTGTGAAGGGGATGAGGAAGGAAATGGAAGATGCGGTGAGAGTGGAGGTAGGGTTTGGGAAATTTGACTTTTACGGGGTGTATGACGGGCACGGTGGGCCCGACGTGGCCGGGGCTTGTAGGGAGAGGATGCATGAGGTGGTGGCAGAGGCGGTGGAAATGGAAGCGATTATAAGTAAAAATGATGACAAAGGTGATGCCATTGATTGGGAGACGGTGATGGATGAGTGTTTTGGTAAAATAGATGGGGAGGTGAGGGATATTGCAGCCGCGAGGATGATTGGGGCGACAgcggtggtggcggtggtgacGGAGGAGCAGGTGGTGGTGGCCAATTGTGGTGATTCTAGGGCTGTTTTGTCAAGAGGGGGTGTTGCCTTGGCCTTGTCCAATGATCATAAGGTGCGTAATTAACAAACGTTATATATGTATCTCTCTAACTTCGTTTCGAATGATTGTGAATGAGCTCACCTCCAAAGCATTATTCTAActatccaacaaaaaaaaaaaaaaaaaaaaaccctaattagtGTGGGCAAATTAGGCCCAAATATATGTGACACATGCCAACAATTTGTTCCAGattttgtaattattataaattcACATTACATATATATAGGATAAGGATACCTTGTTGAGTGGAAATCGCATAATATTGGctataaaattgaaaaggaagacAGAAAATATActccaaaaatatatattgttgAAAAAATTAGGGGTAGTTAATATGTGATGCAGGTAGCAAGAACAACATTAGACTAAGGCCTGGTTTGGTTGGTTTGGTATGTGATTCTGAATAAAGTTGGCATAAAAAAAAGCTtgagagctgtttttgtgtttggtaaacattcagcttcagcttttttttcacagttttgggtgaaaaaaaataaaaaacaagaagctgcaaaactcagctttgaaaaatcggttttttttcacatctggtttacataaaagtttagcaaacactataatactattttttttttttttcaaaagcacttttacaaaaaaaaagtttaccaaacactctgttgttttattttacagttgcttattctcacatcattgcagaaatagtttttttttcaaagtacaacaatatcaaaccagTCCTAAGTAATTAGTATTTGGAACAATCGGAAGAGAATTAACTTTGTCCACTGTAGTTTGTATCCAACAATACTGGCCGAAGGAGGAAATTGAACTCATGATTTCGTATGCAAGAATGAATGAACTTAATCGTTTGAGCTATACAAGTCTTCTTTAACGCCTTATGTACCTTATTATTAAGTTAAATGATTAGGTTTAACCAAATACCATTTATGGCTGCTCGAAAATCTTATTACGCTAgctgaacacattttttttccgTTCATACAACGTTTCATAATTTCTACGTGCATATATAAGCCTGACAGAGTTGATGAGTTGAAGAGAATTGAAGCTGCGGGTGGAAGGGTCATCAATTGGAACGGAAACCGTGTACTCGGTGTGCTCGCCACTTCCAGATCAATAGGTACGTACATTATACAAACAGCGGGACATGAACCCTAATCTTGTATAAGTTAACAACCATCCCCAATAAGGGCATTACAAATAAAATCACTAGGTATCTCGGGCCAAATAATATCCTTGCTATTAATTAGACAAAGCAAATCGAGAGAGCCTAATTCAAGTGAATGACCAATGTCACCCTTAAACAGTTCTAAATTAACATTCACCTGCATTAG contains the following coding sequences:
- the LOC137734147 gene encoding protein phosphatase 2C 51-like — protein: MQLKRSPSSKKSSPSLSGGRMNEKMRRQSFVIETKNARRQRLGVRRLKYTCHTKNIQVKITGDDDQKHAPEDPKSLELKKQEKDVGASMEMMSVSFSASENEVVLSTGSMAGSDKGGRKRDSEGLEARGGYGVVSVKGMRKEMEDAVRVEVGFGKFDFYGVYDGHGGPDVAGACRERMHEVVAEAVEMEAIISKNDDKGDAIDWETVMDECFGKIDGEVRDIAAARMIGATAVVAVVTEEQVVVANCGDSRAVLSRGGVALALSNDHKPDRVDELKRIEAAGGRVINWNGNRVLGVLATSRSIGDHYLRPYVISKPEVTVTKRTDQDEFLILASDGLWDVMSNDVACQVVKKCLRGRMRRVSIHDEHRVLLNVRSRTSEAAAILADLAMARGSRDNISVIVVDLTKTS